AAGCACATAGCGAGAATACTTGACATCCCGCACCACGCTCTGATAGTCTTTTTGAAgataatgtgtttttctttcagCTTACTCATCATCACAGTTCTGACACAAATAACATCCTCTTTCCGATACATGCCTAGAGAGGATGCTTATCGCGCTCCCAGCAAACCCGCCTTGCACAAGCACATAGCGAGAATACAGGACATCCCGCACCACGCTCTGATAGTCTACGGTACCTATTTCTGCTCAGGGAGCCTGATCCGCAGCAGGATAGTTGTGACCACGGCCAGCTGCTTCAATAAGAGGTCTAGGCAAAACACCGTGGTCAAAGTTGGCGCCAGCACCGTGACGGGAATGGGGTAATTCTTATAGCATACATAAGTTGGTTTTCTTATTGCTTTGCTTTTTAGCTTAATTTTAATGCATCTTTTTCTACCGTTTGGGTTGCAAGTTTACAACAAATTAGTGGTGAAACAAAGTGTGAAACTTTATGTACACCATAGATGTATGACATTACTTTCCAAAACAAGGTATCCCatttatttctgaaaaatcagGTTGTTTCACGCCTGTAATACTTTACGAGTACATGTCCAAACTGAAAACTATAACAGAAAGTGTTGTGTAAAGTAAGTAATGACCTTTCTGAAATTGAACCCAGATTCTACTTCCCGATCGTTAAAATCCTACTCTCTAAATACGCTTCATGGCAAAAATATCTTCATTGATCATTTGCTCGCAGCTCTTTATGGTGATGGTaccaattttaatattttatcacaCATTAACTGTTAACGTATATCATAATGCTGTTTTCAGCCAAGTGATCCCAGTGAAGGAGATAAAAATTCATGAATACTATAAGCACGACAGCGCAGCAAATAACGACATTGCACTTTTGGCATTGAAGATAAGTTACGAACGTATAATGCTACCTAtagatagatcgtttcatccacgaagatgcgCCCCACTATTCTTccactaatgtttgagtgttatcggtacacgctaaatcattcatgactgcacacgcacactacaatgatgacgctcggattgctcggatcaaactccccgcaccccgtactcccctcgaccaaaaattgatggggcgcgtcttcgtggatgaaacgatctatactaaCACTCTAGTCTACTACCAACTCTTTCAAATTACACTTTGGAAAAAAAACAGCGTTTTAGTTAGAGCTTTTTGTACAAATAAGATACAAAAACTGTATCGAGGAATAATTATAAGTTTTTTTCCTACGTGttaattacaatataataagCTTATTAAAAGCAGAATTCTATTGTTACAAAGTTGACTAATTATCTTCAAAAGTTTATATCTCCTTTAGCTTTGAAAAGTTGAATTTGCTCACAGTATaatttgtaaagaaaaaaattatttgaaaagaGAAATTGAGGAAGAAGTTAACTAATAAAATATCgcttatttacatacaaacgGAACTCGAAGAAAATAACATCACTCGAAGAAGATTCgtgtttttcatgaaaatttATGAAAGCTTTATCTCTTGctactaacacccgtattcacaaacgatacttgcataagtgaatcagcaaatcgaacgcataacgttgaatggagctctgtgattggttcgtgtgtgaccctgtgcgtccacgcgtactgtgaggcCTCATTGTacaaataatgtttgtgaatacgggcgtatatcTCGTTACTAAGACGTCGCAATAATAAATCCTCAAAATTTATTTCAACATCGGAAGCCAACAAATTGTGTTGCTTCGCTCAGAGATTTGAAGCGAGATATCTCCATTCATTCTCTACTAATTGGAAACTCTCCAAATATGTATTCTTAAACAAGGAATAAATacctattagtccagtcaatgaatgccttaacgacggtgtagagagaaatccgtggaacacaatttctgacctcgggactttatttagcctagttaggaggtgaacatagcaaaagtccccgcccttagcccttgagccggcggggagaggggggtttaaaggtaccacttttcggtttttcgcttaatcctcggaaactatgcgtcctagtgacatgactactatgaaccaaaaaaagcttattcaatttgctacaggtgagaccgtcaagtttttctatatcttgtatagtttttgcggcatctgctctagaaggtctgtaaaattggaaattttattgttgtcttacatgttcctttcaggagaaaatcgactaaatcaacattgagcaaacactatagacatgcgggagcatgttaagcctagttccatggaggggactgcaccgtgcgtatatttagacgaaccaattagagccacttttgactcctcatcattcaaaaactactgtgcattaacacttcaaatttggctcatgtattgagacttgcaagatgtacatcagcttcaaatttcataaatatacctcaaacggttatttaggtattgacgttcaaaaatcgatatttagagcactactatctatctatcacatgtgaaatgttaatgatgtttttggttcaaagtagtcatgtcactaggacgcatagtttccgaggattaagcgaaaaaccgaaaagtagcacctttaaacccccctctccccgtcggctcaagggctaagggcggggacttttgctatgttcacctcctaactagtctaaataaagtcctgaagtcagaaattgtgttctacagttttccatctataatgctttattgactggactatatgtaTTTTGAACCGTTTGTGCTACATTATGTTTCTGCTAATGTTCTTCGCATTTAGTCATGTGCCATGTTCAAGCTCATTATTATCATTTCCTTATATTTTCCATATCGTtggaaaactatattttttatagaGTCAAAGCCGAACGAGTAGGTTCATGTGAGAGCGACAATAAATATTTCGCCCCATCAAACTTTTTCTGATCACTTCCTTAGATACAACAAGTAGGTATTACTGACTTAAATATTTATGGTATACTGTACCTgtactagggtttctgctcgagcttcgagaaatttggcttcattcgagacgagaaaaaaattaccggagctcgagaattctcgagtttcgaatttgaagcttttaatattcttgaaagcctattttcttagacaaaagtaagtttttaattatttaataggttaacgttgcttttagactggtctagtctttccttttttacccgactgcgtgacGCAAAGGAGTGGTAATGTGTCTAACagcctatgtatgtatgtttttgaaGCACTATAGAGACCAAACTCCTGGGTCGACTTTTATAATTCGCACGTCAATCGATTTCTCTTAGCTCGGTGAGTGTCACTAAAACAATGACGTTAGTAAAAATTCAATATGGCGACTAGGACGCCGATTTTTGTCGccttaaaaaaatatctcaaaaccTATTGAGTGGGGTATCAATAAAGGGTTTTTAAATAGCTTGCAAAATGTATGCTCTTTAACTAAAAGattaaaacatattattgaaaaaaaacccaactgggtaaaaatgaactgaaaagatagaaataagacaaagtgttcacaaatgcagttggaggcatcaaacacttatcatatcatcatcatcaacagccctttacagtccactgctggactatgagcctcctccgcgggaagagtaggggttggtgacaaaaatgtattctattctgccgtcaccacacagcttatcaCCAACTACTTATCaccagcaaaaaaaaaatagtcattgatgtctccgactgcatttgtgagcACTTTGTCTTGTTCCTatcttttcagttcatttttatgtagttgggttttagttttttgtatgttagatttaaaaaaacctgtgtttttatcaaatttcaaccgatttcaacaattttaattaaaagactcgagacccgagaaaactcgagactttggcctcgagaattcccgaaactcgagaaaaaaaataggtcgagaaatcagaaaccctaaccTGTACTCATATAATTTCAGGATGTTGCGGTGTTTGGTGACGACGTTAAGAAGATTAGCCTAATTGACCCGGAGGTAGCTCTACGTGTCGGTACCACAATTGAGGTGACTGGCTGGGGGCATTCCGTAAGAAATGAgaataataaaagttaaataaataatttctatcCAAAGGTAAACTTTCAGCTACTTATCAGTAGGTAATTAAAGACACTCTTGTCTTTCCGTTTAAACGCCATCTATTATTTTTAACTCTAACTTCACGGTCGCCtatttacgagtaggtaggcATTCACTCGCTTTGCTAAACAAAGTTTGTTGCTGAAGCTAGGAGATAATACTTCAGGAGTCTAATAGATGGCGCAATGGAACGGTTTTCCCAGTTTTCCTCGaatttgtctttttttattgGTCTTAAAATATCTTAATTACCTTTAAAAAGAGAAATTTGTTTTCTGCATCGTTTTCTAGCTTGCCTAGTGCAGTTTGCTTTTTTTAACatgctctatattttttcagAATTTACCACAAAGATTTCTGAATAACCTGGTGTGGTCTGAAATGGTGCTCATAGATACGAACGTATGTGTCAAGCACTACGGTGGATTGATCAGTGCATCAAACTTTTGTGCAAAATATcaaatagtaagtaggtatttcagaATAAATTTGATAGCGCCATCTAACGTTATTTTCGTGTTTCTACGTCGTATGCTTTCAGTTACAGTCTACAGATGAAGATGATAGCAAAATGGGAGAACCCTGTATAACAAgctctacatttttaaaatattattttgagacacattacttacaaaattattttcgtcCTCTCCAGATGTATCAAAAGTTTCTATAGAacgaaaaagtaaaaatatgtCCAATAAAAACAGTTATCAGAAGCAGCTGCTTTACAACTTAATGAACTCGTAAAAACGTACAGTCAGCGCTTATTTTACATGATATTAAACATAGGAGATGAAAAAGAATCGATTGAAAATACGCAGCTAGAATTTGCAAAATCTAAAATAGAATTTAATCCAAATGTTTTAGGATCGAAGATTGAGCGACAACGGCGGGCCTGCTGTTTACAGGGATGTATTGATTGGGATGTTGTCATTTGGAGGCACTAAGATAGAAGAACCACACATTGCTGTGTTCACAAACGCTTCTTATTTCAACAGGTAAACAAAGGTAAAGGGTCGTTACCCTTTGCTGTCGAATAATAATTGGTTTAGTTATTCGCTCACATCCCTGAAATTCTGTTAACCCATTAAGGCTTACAGTCGTGTAAATAATATAGAAAAGGATctgaaaataattattgttCTTAAGATGATACTCTGCAATTAATACTACAAAAATGTGTATCGTACCTAGTACAATATATTATGTAAACTTACTAATCCAATTATATATACTAATATTATCAAAGAATATGATAAAGTTAGTCACTTAGTATGCAAACAAGTGCTCTGAATAAAAGAATCTTGATTGCTGCTCCGAAGAAATCAATCTCAAGTctcatataattttattaaagttttgatTAGTTCATAACTCCTAAAAACTTTTCAATTCGCAGATGGATTATGCTGAATAGCCGACGTTTGGTGGAAAAATACTTCGTTTACCGAGATTCCGGAGGTTCGAAGATAAACCACTGAAACGGTAATGAAAAGAAATACACAAAATCTCTATGGTTTTTTTGTCGTTCTATTACAATACCTAGTCATAAAATTGTCGATTTGATCACTGATCCATTTTCTGAAGTAAAATACGTTGGCGTAGACGCTCGGTTTGTCGATACGAGCGCAGCCGTCCCCATGAGAAGTGATTCCAACGACCatgctagaaaaaaaaacagatcatcatcattttagccaccggacgtccactgcagaacataagccttccccaatgatttccacatcgcacggttggtagcggcttgcatctagcgccttccagctaccttcatgaggttgtatcggtccaccttgtcccacactgcattttccggtacgtggcctgactccagaaccttgctaccaCATCGGCCGACagtcctgcccattgccacttcagcttgctaccTAATACAAATTTTAAGCGAAAACAATCTTAGGATcttttatgtatgtatgatCGTAATTGGTAATTTTattcgaattaaaaaagaaGCTCATCAAAAAATTTCAATTAACATACTTGTTCCATAGAATCCCTCCGCCAGAGTCTCCTTTGCAAGTGTCTCGGATACCTTTCCCATACAGGCAGAACATGTCAGGGGTGATTGTTACGTTATGCATCGTGCTGCAGGTTTTCGAGTCGACGAACTGAAGTTCGGTCATCATTAGGCCTTGATCCGATAATTGTCCTCCGTACTTGAAACATAAATTGCAAAGTTGtaatatatattatttatttactctaaggctgagttgcaccatctaactttgaccgtaactatgacgataaccggtgttttttgtatggagtttggcagatttttgacgtttatcaaagttaaagtaagatagtgcatcCCAGCCTAAGTACCTATATTTATCTGTAGAGTCAGTTACAGTTcttttcgaaaataaaatatgaaagagaataattatgtacctacctactgtatgGTACCGTGAACAGATTTTCATATGTATGTTAATAAATTGTGTCTACTAGCCATTATTTATATTCTAAATACCTAAACCTTTAACGTGTTTTAAGACGTCCAATCTGTCTTCGTCAACATAAggaactaattttattattaacatataAAAAGAAGACGCACATTAGAGCCTTGGCATTAGTGCCTGACCATAGCCAAGGATTTCTACAGATTTTATAACAATTCCTTTGTTAAATGAAGAGTTAAAAGTGCTGACACAATTAGTTGAGCAACAATGGATAACTATAATTCGTCaaaatacctactatttaaTTTCAACCTAAGCGATGTATATCGACAATACGAGTACTATGTCACAGTgctattttttcttccaatagCTTCTTCCTACATGAATTATTCATGTTAAAGTTGGTGAATATTAAGTAAATAACTATGCCACAAATGTTGTTCTCGGTAAAAGTAATCAGCGAATACAGATAACCTTTGTTTAATAACCCACCCTTGACCGCAAAGACCTCTTTATCGTGGGCCTGCTGTATCATATGAGGGTCATGACGCCACTTTCGAGACGTACTGCAGTCTTCGGCAAATGAAAATAACTCAAATAAGTCACGAGGAAACTTTCTTACCTTTAGAACGAGGAATAACGTTAATTTGGATCAAAAAGGACGATTCCCACCTCTGCGATTCTGGTTCCTCTcccgtgtagccaggatctacagcttaaccacCAATAAACACCTAACCAATGTAGGTCAAGTTTGTTTCAGGAaatttttatatgtattataGCAGGATAAGTTAAGCTGGCATGCCAATTCCATAAACTCTACCCGCAAATAATATATTATGAGTGTTTACCGTCGTAGCTTCGTCAAATTTCAGTCAATATCTGTTATCGTCAAAAGGAATACCCAACTCAATAGTGGTTATTAAAGTTTGTTGGAAATTATTCCATAATTGTGATATTATTAATCATTGATTTAATATCCTTATCTCAGAAATTGAAATcgaaactatttatttattggttgAATATAAAAATTACGTTATGGTacacattaataatttttttttgatcCGGCTCCAACTTTATAATACCTTGTACAATAGGATTTACATAAGATACACGTATGCAAAATATCAGCTCAATTGTACGCCGAGAAGTTACTCTCACGCCGAATTGAACTTGTACGATTTGATTAGTCAGAGACACTGGGGGAggctaaagtaaataaaaatgtattgcgCAATCCTTGGCACGTCGTATTATAAAGGGTTTTAGTAGGATACAAAGTGGAATCATCTTTCCTAGGATCATGTCTTGACAGCTGATATCTATTCTTTTAAGTATAAAGCGGAAGAGACTGAGCAGTGAGCACGCTGGTCTCAGGAACttactgatggtctgatgttaGAAATATTTTGGTGTTGGATAGcttatttatcgaggaaggctatagactATTTCATACTATCGCGCTCgaccaataggagcagagcatcaATCAAAAATGTTGCGGAGACGTTAAAAACCATCAAAAGATTTTCACCCGTACGAAGTCTCCGGCACAGCTAGTCTAAgtagtaaaattaaatgtaaatattcccattttacCCACCGAAGTCCAGCCCCATCCGGTAGCAACAAATTTCTCTTCTTTCACATTCATCCATCTTTTGTGATTCACTAGCACTCCCTTTTTAGCTTTTGAGCCAAACTTAATCCGTTTCTTCAAGAAAATCAGTGCTATATCGCAAGCAAACTTggcagatttattataattttcatgAATCACGAACGAGCTCACATCATATTCTCTCGCagtaaaatcatacaaatatctTGATTCTGAAACAAATGTCCCAGTTTAATAAGCTAAAACACACGAACCCAAAAAAGGCTCTACATCGCTATGTTTTCATATAAAAGTTTATTCCTTCTAAGTAAAACACTCCATGGAAACACAATTACATGAGCTTGATGTATGGATGTCATGTTATTGATCAAATTATTATTCTGACCTACTTTTGAAGTTAAGTACAAGGTAAAAGTCCAAATAACAAGGCAAATACGTACATACTCGTAATTTGATGATTATTTAACGATGTTAACGTTGTCTAaacaatcaatttatttttctcTCATGTACTTACCTAATTCTATTACCATTTGATCTTTGTCCTTGTTATCATCAAAACAGTGGGCAGCAGTAAGGATGGTCCAGGTATTGATGATGGTGCCCGCGCACTGCGCTCCAACATTGAAGAAGAGGCATGCACTAGGGTATTGCTGCCGAGTCACCGGCTTCCCACCTACTATTTTACCCTCTGCTGTCACATTAGCATTTTCCTTTATATCTATTCCTTTTTCTTGAGAATAAACTGCTATTATCACGCACTGTAAACAAAGCCATATTCGCATAGTACCTTGCGGAATTGTTAACGGAATTAATCAAAAGCTAAAGCAACTTACTCTAGAGATTAATCTCTTAATTGGATTTTAATGTACCTTATTATGATTGCCGATTGTAAAGTCATTTAACTGCCAGTTGACAGAGTTTTATAGCTTCTAGGCAGTAACATCAAATAATTCCATGGCAACTCATAACGTTATTGGCATAAAGATGTTTTACCTTAAACGTAAATGTAGATGGGCAGCATTTTACAACCATAAATGACTCATTGTCTACGTAAGAAATAATATATTCTTTACAGCTTAGGTTTTTCAGATAATACCTTTTGTGGCAGGTTTATCTACTTAATACGAAGGTATATTAAATGAAAGAAACCatccaaaatattttaattcttttcATGAAACTTGCTATATCGTATGTATAACGTAGACACCGATTTTTGGATCCAGTCCCTAAAGTAGTATATATCCATGTAAATACTGGGCACATTGAGACAACCGACTCCATGCGACACTAAGCCAACCACGACGCTGAAATAACAAATtagtttttaagatattttgtgtacttactatgtataattattACTGGGTGGTTAGATAATATGGTCTTCACATTTGTACCGCCGCCGAAATATTTCTAGagtaacataataattactAGTGTAGAGTGCATGTCAAATTGAGTCTAAAATGTGTTTGAATTACTGAAATAACAACTGATATGAGAAAGATCACAAATTAAATTGTCTTGAAGATGTGTGATTTATGAGAATCCATTCACAAACTAGAAGCAAAATCACAAGACAGGTAAACGTCTAAGTTCTGGTGATTGATGGTGTAAATATGCAAAGTGAAATAATGTATTCTCTCTAGAGTTTTCTCCCTTCTCATCAGGATGTTACAAAAGAAATACTTTACTTATTCCACACGATCCCTCCTCCTGAGTCTCCCCGGCAAGTGTCTCGCTGCTGGTCTCCGTACAGGCAGAACATCCCATCCGTTAATTGAAGTGCATTCATATCTGAGCACTCCTTGTTTGGTACATAGCGCAATGTAGTTTTCTGGAGAGCACGCCGCCTCATCTACAAAAACATAACTAGGTATATTCATGAGCAATAATCACTCAATCACCACGTACACAATGACAGTGCTTGTACTAATTTAGAATTTTTTAATTCTATGGCATGAATgggactaaaaataaaaatgaacaaataaacacaaaacgAAAACGCCCAATGGATATTTTACTCGTTGCGTTGAGGTATGAAAGCTTCCGAAAATAGGTCTGAATAGCTGGAtcaaaaatattgaataaaCAAAGGGGAAATGTTTTCTCAGACTACGGCACATATTCCCAAGTGGCCTCCGTAAATGTGCTTTACCAAGCAGGATTTGGACGCGTAAAAAATTTGATGGATCATTTAGGATGTCGCATGTGTTGTGTAGGTAGTAATGAATCGTTTTATGGAGTCACAATCTCTGAATACGACTTTAACTCGTCTAAAAGTCCCTAATTTTCAGGGTATGCCATGCACGCGTAGCACCTACCAACCTACTACCTACACATCCCTTCTTTCACATTAGTCATCATTCAATCAAGCGTAATTTTAAGGCAACTATGAGTAATTTTTACAACTAGCCTACCTATGTATTTGGGAGGAATTAGACGACAATACTAGCTGTACTTTATAGGTTCGAGTCTTGCTGGGGGCATATCTGTTTAACTTTGTTCCAAGTGCCATAGTTCAAGCTAAGCTTAGTAATCGGCTTGATAGAAGACATTCATTAATCAACCCGCACCAACGCGCTTTTTATGGAATCTTTGTGGAAAAAGGGTAACTTTAAAGCTTTTTCATTCGAATATAGTCTATATTGTATAGGTACATCGTGACTCGTTCGGACCAGGTGGAAATGACTCATCATAGTCGGCGCCGCCGGGGGAGCCTAAGCCAACATCGGCTATGTCTTCCGCAGGGCGGGAACTGACGCGAAATAAACGCCTAGTAAAGTAAACACATAACGCTATATAACACTATATTCGACCTTACATAGTATATGCCACCGTGCAAGAGTCGGAAGCTAACAAGCATTTGGAAACAATCCAATTAATCTAGAGCTAGGTCATAAGATTTACgagctttttaaaaaataagatttttttttctttatctaCTGCAAGCTTAAACTGAGCAATACAGATAAAGTTTTAACTTTAGCTATGCTTTAGGTACAAGAAGCagttaaatttatgtttttatcaATTGAGtgcaattattataaaataaaaacgattACATTACATGTATACCACCATTTACCTATATCCTATTTTCAGTGTAATTCATTTCTGATTAGTGATTAGAACGCTAAAACACAATGACTGAAAACTTTTTTCAGTGAATATCCATTAAACCTACCTCAACAATTCCCCAGCCAGTAGCAATAAACTTGGCCTTGGTTTCGTTCATCCACGCTATGCTATTCGTGAGTACCGCCATCTGCACGGTTTCAGTGAGGTTGAAGACGTCATGGATGATAATCATTGCCATATCGTTGGCGTACTTGATGGGGTCGTCGTATTTTTCGTGGATCACAAAGTCCCATACTGGGTGGCGTCTCGATGTGCGAGCATGGCGGATGTAGAGCGAGTCTGAAAGAAGCGTTTTGCTGAACGTGAGTATCGAATATCCGTGATGG
This genomic interval from Ostrinia nubilalis chromosome 3, ilOstNubi1.1, whole genome shotgun sequence contains the following:
- the LOC135088249 gene encoding trypsin alpha-3-like, which codes for MRIWLCLQCVIIAVYSQEKGIDIKENANVTAEGKIVGGKPVTRQQYPSACLFFNVGAQCAGTIINTWTILTAAHCFDDNKDKDQMVIELESRYLYDFTAREYDVSSFVIHENYNKSAKFACDIALIFLKKRIKFGSKAKKGVLVNHKRWMNVKEEKFVATGWGWTSYGGQLSDQGLMMTELQFVDSKTCSTMHNVTITPDMFCLYGKGIRDTCKGDSGGGILWNNMVVGITSHGDGCARIDKPSVYANVFYFRKWISDQIDNFMTRYCNRTTKKP